Genomic segment of Eriocheir sinensis breed Jianghai 21 chromosome 51, ASM2467909v1, whole genome shotgun sequence:
gaggctgggccttctgttcgtgtagattgtacataagtgtgccgtgcacacgcatatgTGATTATAAGGTATCAATTATTTCAGCGTTATGTATCTCCTTCGATCtcgttctttttctcatcctgtttatatatatatatatatatatatatatatatatatatatatatatatatatatctatatatatatatatatatatatatatgcccctGGGTGAAATAaatctcttattattattattattattattattattattattattattattattattattattataaaggcACACTGCTCCGATAGCTAAGTGGATTAAAACTCTGCCTTGCCAGGCTTCATCCTGACACTGTGATTCGAATCCAGTTCTCGGCGAGATTTTTCCGCCGACaatgagtggttactgtccccccttgagcaaggaggatgcagtgtgtggtgtgtgaaggtcgcGGCAGTATCccgagatcgactataatgagctttcTCTAATCGAGAGAGCACTTGTTGGGAATGACGAGTCcacctcgtgatcaggccgtggtgaattacacacactcgGCATCTAGGTGACCACTCTCGTAAAGGAGACAAACCCGCCAAACAGCCAAGGACAAGACAGAACGACTCGGCTCTCAGATCAGGGACACACGGGGGGCAGCAGGTGTGTCCCGATAAAAACATTTATGCCAAGGCTGGACAAACAGTGGGTTGAGCAGCTCTGAATGGGCAACTCTTTGACACCTCACCAGGATCAGGAGTCAAGTGGTGAAGGCGATACCCCCGCGAACCCAAGGCCTGCATTATGAGACTAAAATTTACTTGTTTCTAAAGGTGCCATCGCCTAGCCCGTGCGTCACAGGTGTTTCCTAATACATTCCTTTGATAATCAGCGAAAGGTGAGGGaggttaaagaagaggaggaggagtaaaagttcgtcttaaagaaataaagagaaaggcaagaagaacgaggaggaggaaaaagaaaatgaggggaatGGAAAATCAAAGTAGAATGAGAAgaggatgataataatagtaataataataataagaggaagaaaaaaagaaacatagtaataataagaagaagaaaaaagaagaaaagagggagagggagaaagaaaaacaagcagGTCAGCaagtcagaaaaaaaagaacgcggagtaaattaacaaacaaacataccAAACAAGGAATACCACGGAAGCAAACACGGAGACATTCCAACAagcttataaaaaaaaagttcagaaaaaATAACTCAACATTCCCAAGAACAAGCGTTACAAATCGTGACTCAGTcggcatctctccctccctcgcctccctccgcTGGACGCCACACAAGCCAGCAGGAATCTCAGGCAGCCTCCAGGAAGCGAGTAAAGTCAAGTCCATACCAGCAGGCTCGTGACGCTAATTTCGTCCTCGTGAAGGTGGGTTGAATCGGACTGAAGCCAGGCAGGTGGGCAGGTTggcaggaggggggtggggggggggtgagggggacgaagaggcagggaggaggaggccggagggagagaaaagcagaATTGTATTTTTATGGTATTTCCGTTTtgagtaaagggaagagagagtgagagacggtGGCGGAGTGAGGCGCCTGGATATGAGCGGGCCATGGGAGAGCCAAGTTGTGTGTCTGGGGGtggagtggggggtggggggggcaatgTCAGCTCCTAATGACTTGTAAAAGTAAGGCGTTGCGGGGTTTTCCCTCAGAGATTTCGTAAATGGAAGTTCATAGTGgtccaatgatttttttttttttttttttttttttgtgtgtgtgtgtgtgtgtgtgtgtgtgtgtgtgtgtgtgtgtgtgtgtgtgtgtgtgtgtgtgtgtgtgtgtgtgtgtgttggtgtctgAGCCTCGTCGGAGCATCCCCCCACCATTCACCTTTAGCaacattacgagagagagagagagagaatcagtttcTCGTTCACGTTCGATCGGCCGAATGTTTGCGAAATTAGCTTGATGTGTACTGCAGATgtgttttaaagagagagagagagagagagagagagagagagagagagagagagagagtggggggggcaatgaaagttctctctctctctctctctctctctctctctctctctctctctctctctaacagtaaaagaaaataaaactgtaTCCAGGAAGTTTACGATTGTGGAGATGGAGgggagtggatggaggagggagaaggggagaggggagagaatcgAGAGAGGGGGAGCTGTGTCACCATGGAGGTAGGAAGAAGTGTCAAGGTCACCCATGctttgcccctcccccccctctcttgtgaccccctcccccctccccctcatacacctccctctctccaccaccaccgccaccacctcaatttttttttcagtcttgttattgtttcctaccgtagtgtgtgtgtgtgtgtgtgtgtgtgtgtgtgtgtgtgtgtgtgtgtgtgtgtgtgtgtgtgttccagtttCCACACTAACCAGCCAAGAGGAAGTGTTgtagaaaagcaaaataaaacaaacaatagaagtaaaacaataaataatCAGAGCAGAGTGCAGAGTCTATTCAGTAATCTGTTCGCTTTTATTCACTCTTCAATTTTTACTTCTCTCAATAAACGTGGGTTGCaatacttttctctctctacctatttatccatccatctatctgcctatctatctatctatctatttatctaatttGTTCTCTTATTCAGAcagcttcactttttttttatttcactcatTAAACATGACTtgcaataattctctctctctctctctctctctctctctctctctctctctctctctctctctctctctctctctctctctctctctctctctctctctctctctctctctctctctctctctctcccgccccctcAGTGGTAGATGGTCTTCTCCGGACACACCGTCACTGTAGCCCTCGATGTCAGCGCCACCGTCAGCGTGTAGAGCTCCTGGACGTgcacggtggtggtgagggcgtggGTGTTGTACACGCTGTGGGTCACGGGCTGCGGGAGCCAGGCCACCTTCGTTATGTAGTTAGGGACCTGTGCAGGGGTTCAAAACGTGGGTGAGAGGGCGGGAGCGCTAactaaggagagaaggggagagaaagagtgatatagattgagaaagagagattgatatatagagaaaaaaaatacttggagagagagagagagagagagagagagagagatatttacatagatttacatagaaaatcagaccacacagaccccatggtccagactttgtggtctgtccttaaacctaagtgattttacattaatcagaagactccaaaacgttgcatttctactctagttgatattaagttgaaggaagtgacggtcgagcttatttttgaaggagtcaatcgtgttacactggaccactaacggtggaagcttattccattctcgcactacaacgttggtgaagaaaaatttggtgcagtctgaatttacttgtctacatctgagttttacgccattgttcctcgtgcgcaaagtgtcatcgatcataaacaatgttgatctgtctacattcgtgaaaccattaagtattttaaaacattcgatcagttttcctcggaggcgacgtttctcaagagagaacatgttaagggtagaaagcctttcttcgtaggatttgttgcgcaaggaagggatcattttcgttgcccgacgctgaacaccttctaatttagcaatatcctttgcatgtatgggagaccaaaactgtacctcatattccaagtggggtctgactaaactgttgtagatagggagtattacatctttattcttgaatacaaagtttcttttaatgaagcccaacattctgttcgctttatttgctgcatcgatgcattgctgtgagaatttgaggtttgacgctattttgatccccaagtctttgacgcattgaacgcttttgagtttaacgccgcgcatttcgtattcgaacttcttattcctcgttccaacttgaaggacctggcacttgtctacgttaaagggcatctcccatctatccgaccaagctgaaattttgtgcaaatcctcttgggctttgcctgtcttcgtcagtgagaaccgagttgccaatctttgtgtcgtctgcaaatttactaatgcggttattgagtccaacatccacgtcgttgatgtaaataatgaagagcactgggccaaggaccgagccctgagggacgccactagtgacaggcgcccactctgagttaaatccgtcgatcactactctttgttgtctgttgctcaaccaattcgcgatccattggtttacttgaccgtcaatacctatttgctttaatttgtaaagtaatttatgatgcgggactttatcaaacgctttctggaaatcaagatagactacgtccagtgatttggttacgtcataaacagtgaagaggtcgttataaaaggttaataggtttgataggcaggatcttttgtttcggaagccatgttgtgagtccccaatcaatgagtggctttcaaggtaattcacaattttgtctctaattatgccctcaagtagcttacttacaaccgaagttagactaatgggcctgtaattacctggtacttttttgtctcctttcttgaaaatcggtgtcacgttagcctttttccaatctgaagggacgatgccttgtcgcaaggacatattgaatacggttgtgaggggagagagagagagagagagagagagagagagagagagagagagagagagagagagagagagagagagagagagagagagagagagacccgtacTTTCCATAAGACTCGTTAGAAAGGATTGGCACATTAATATACTTCTGAAATCAGTACAAAAActaggcaaaagagagagagtgagtcgcGTAGTATTGCACGTCATGTTTACTGAGTATAATAAATTAGGTATACCTGTAGAAGGGTGTGGGACGGTAggcgagagaaagtgagggagggagaaagtgagagtgttaggaagggagcgaggtatgaaaggagagaggaaagcagcGAGAAATGGAGCGactagggagaaaggaagggaagaagaaaagcgtGGTGGTTATATTGGCCACAGTGGGCACGTAATCAGACATCTTTGGAAGGGCGGGAAAGGTGTTAGCAAGAAGTTAATACTGAGTTATAGTGAGaaaaaggggtgaggggagggtgacAGGACCGAATGCCCCCCACCCAGCCTATATATGTTGCTTATTTATTGCGAAACTAATGTAACACCGAGTTGCTTCCTATTGATATTCTGAGGAGTGGAGATTGTAATAATGATGCATTTTACCATTATCTGtgcctttagagagagagagagagagagagagagagagagagagagagagagagagaatacattaacaaacacaaatagaataaacagATACAAAGAGCAAAAGATAGTTCCAGATCATTAAAATTAAACCGTGTGTCATTATCagccttctttcattcctcctcctcctcttatcttacTCCTCTATCTGTTATCGTGTGAAGTGTGTGATCGGTGACCATGAGGAAGCCGCGCGTGTTTCGTAGCTgggagaagagaggtgaggaggagggaaacaggtgGAGAGGGACGGGAGGGTGAGGAGTGACGAGACAGAGGATGACAGGGATGAATAGAAGTTAACAGTGACTAAAACCTTTGGGCTGTGCAGGATTGGGCGAGGAACTGGGCAAGGGAAGAGGCAATAGTAGTGGTGGAGAGGTTATAGCAGTAGATGAAAGCCTTGGAGTGTACCGGTAGGGGGGAGGATCTATATAGGCAAGACAGGGTGTGAGATggaagggactggaggaggaggaatgaaaggatagTATCACGAGAGGGAAAAGGAACGGTTAGTAGTGGATAAAAAAATGTCTTGGGGTAAACAGGTCGGAGGGAGGAATTCGACATAAGGGAGTatgggaagggaggcgagggagtggaggagaaaatgtAAGAGGATAGAGATTGACATaagtggaaaaaggaaaggttAGTAGTAGATATGACCCCTGGATTGCACCGGTAGAGGCCAAAGACTagacataagaggaaaagagaaagaaggcgggggagaagggaggaaaagatgaaacgtGACGGGACAGAAGATAattggagaggagaaaggataatTAAATAGAAAGCGTGAACCTTGAAAGGGGTGAAGAAGAGAGGCAATAGAGAGAACAAGAGATAGGAAGATAATGGTAGATAGTGGAGAAAGGATTGGAGAAGGGATAGGTGAGATACAGGAAGCCGAAATTGGGTGAAGGACTAATGGGTAAAGGTGATGGAGTAGAGtggaaagacgacgaagaagacaagTGATCGCTGATAGCCAATGCCAAGGCCCTCTAGTAGTGTTAGCTTTAGCAAGAaacaaaagggaggaggggggaaggggcacTCACCACCTGGGTCTGGGTCACGAAGTACGGGATGGACTTGGTGGACTTAAAGATTTGGGTGAGGGCCTGCTCCTCGTAGTAGTGGGTCGTCCTTTGTCTGTGTGAgccggaaaggaagaggagagggaaggggagggtcagTGGTTAAACGGCCAACGGTTAATGGGCTTTTTTGGTCATGTGTGGTCAGTAAACTTATCTGATTATCTGTCTCTCCATCAATATCTATTTAACTTTATCTCTGTCTAactatttacctatttatatacCTATCTTTTTccatatctacctatctttctgtctgtctacccatcgatctatctatatctatctgtttctgtctatatctattactctatctaactacctatctctATCTTCTTTGTATCATTCGTCTGTGGGGGGTAACGATCTCGTGGTTATCAACTGAAATCTTGTTAGAATAGTTTTAATCAGATAGCCGTAATCAGTGGCATTGATGCTTCATTCAGTTTCAGAGCATAACATAactatataaggaaaagaaaatcatatTACACGAGAAAAGGCCATGTGATTGTTTTGATGTTTTGTATTTAAATGAGACGAGTCAGACCATCACTAATCCAGTCCCGGGTTGAGAATTTCCTCTCTTATACCAGCACGTGACATCAACCACTTTTTCTTGAAGAAATAAAAACGGGTGAGCTTCCTTGAACTGCCCCTACCACCCACTCACCCTCTTAGCCCACTCCACTTGACGGGAGAGTGTCGCAGTTGGAGCACTACAATCTCTAACCGAAAAATAAGGATAGTGTACAGTAAAATAGTATCATCTGCAGAAGACTGGTTTTGTATAATTATTATTGTGTTTTCCCTTGTCGCTGGAATTCTCTGTGATCTCTATTAATTAAGTAACTGATAAATTTTATGTTTGTTCTGTCACTTATACACGAAGTGACCGACACTGAAACTTTATTGTCGCGAGGCAGTAACGTAACGTGCTCACAGATGATTCACTTTCGTACAGTTTTCAGTCTGACTCGTATCACGACAAAACAAATAAGTATCAGCAGATCATAATTACGTATACACATACAAGTTACTTTCTACCACAGTTTTGTCATATGGAAATtttcgaga
This window contains:
- the LOC126982586 gene encoding uncharacterized protein LOC126982586; translated protein: MTAEEGEEVAAVMTADEAAKAAAGMAAEETVGAAAGTVVEESREAGREGHECPVSTVWAEKTEFRNVPITMHRQRTTHYYEEQALTQIFKSTKSIPYFVTQTQVVPNYITKVAWLPQPVTHSVYNTHALTTTVHVQELYTLTVALTSRATVTVCPEKTIYH